The Anopheles cruzii unplaced genomic scaffold, idAnoCruzAS_RS32_06 scaffold05203_ctg1, whole genome shotgun sequence DNA segment GGCTTTCGGTCACCGTTTATATCCTGATTGACAACAAATTTAATATCGGTAATATTAATACCGAGTACACGGAGCTGGAGATTCCGCCCGAGTGGAAAAGGCTGTGGGAAACATCACAGCCGATGCAGGAAATCCAGCTTCAGGAGAAGAACCACTACATTTCCACCAACTTCAGCATACTGGCGGACGAGGATCAAACCAAGTTAGAGGTAGGACTGATTATAGAGACGATGGTTATcaatgcaatgcaaaacgtattgttgtttctttctcttcccaTTCTTGTAGATACCTCCTTATCCGgagaaaatttttgaaaacaacGTCGGCGAACTGTGGTTCCGTCAGGATTCGAAATTTAGGCTCCCGCTGGCGTTGATGTACTTCTACATAATATCGCCGCTACCCATTAGCGACCCTCGAAGGTACGCTACGGCATGGTCCATGATTTCGACCTTCTTTTTAAACCCTTTTCTTATCATCGCTCCGCAGTTGCGCGCTGACCGGGTTCTTTGCTTCCATGGTGAAGTTCCAAATCGCGGAGGAGCTATATCCGGCCGAGGTTGCCGGTCTCAACTACGAGCTGTACTCGGCCGAGAAGGGGCTCTTGCTAAAGGTGGACGGTTACAACGAAAAGCTACCGATCATTGTCGACGAGATCACGGCTGCGATGGGTCGATTTTCCGAAACGCTCAGCGACACTGTGTTCGACCTGATTAAGTCCAAACTGGAGAGGGTGTACTACAACGAGCTGATGAAGCCGAACAAACTGAATCGGTAAGAATCGCGCGCTTGGTAG contains these protein-coding regions:
- the LOC128277265 gene encoding insulin-degrading enzyme-like is translated as MYFYIISPLPISDPRSCALTGFFASMVKFQIAEELYPAEVAGLNYELYSAEKGLLLKVDGYNEKLPIIVDEITAAMGRFSETLSDTVFDLIKSKLERVYYNELMKPNKLNRDARLKVVQQNHWTTWEKFGYLKQFTPDDIRQFARAFFAGIKVQVLVQGNLHSDTAKQ